The Bdellovibrio bacteriovorus genomic sequence GTTTTTTTTACTGGAGTTCCGCCATCAATCGCCAAAAGATCTGCCATGAGTTCTTTCCCTTTTCTAGAATGCGAAGAAGTCTAATAAAGATTCTTCTTTTCGTCGCCAAAATATCGTACCCTCTCGAAGCATAGGCGCGCCGCACTAACGGAGCTTGTGATTAAGCGCAATATCAAATAGCCTTAACTCATTGAGGTAGGCTTATGGAAAGCATTTTAGTTTTTGGCTGCGGTGGACACTCAAAAGTAGTTTCCGATGTCATTCAAAGAGAAGGTAACTATAGAATTGCGGCCTACTACGACGAAAACCCAAAAAATAAAATGTTTCTGGGCACTCCGGTCTACTCTACGAAGGCCGATCTACAGACTGCCATGATCTCAGGAAATATTAAATCCGCAGCGATTGCCATTGGCAGCAATGAGGTACGTAGAAAATTCTCCCTCATGGCTCAAGATCTGGGACTTAAACTTCCAGTTATCGTCGACCCCTCCGCAATCATCAGTCAAAATGTGCGCTTGGGCAGGGGCACCGTTGTTATGCCGGGGGCCATCGTTAACACAGACACTCAAATTCTGGAGGGTACTATTCTCAATACTGCTTCGGTCGTGGAGCATGACTGTGTGATTGGAGCCTATACACATATTGCCCCGGGGAGCGTCCTGTGCGGCGGGGTCCATGTGGGTGAAATGAGCCTTATAGGGGCTCGCACCGTCGCAATTCCGCTTACGAAGATTGGCGCCTATTGCTCGATTGGAGCTGGGTCAGTAGTGGTTCGAGAGATTCCCAATAACTCCTGTGCCTATGGAAATCCAGCACGTGCTAAGTAAAATAAATAGGGTCCTTCGCACGTCACTGGGCATCATATCGTCCCAGACTTTGAATATTCTGTTCGTTCCGGTACTGGCCCGAATCTATACCCCAGAGCAGTATGCACAGTTTGGCCTGTTGCTCTCACTGGTTGTCGTCCTTGCAGGCGCTGCCTCAGGAAAATATGCAGAAGCAATATCAACTGCAAAACATGACTCGACTGCAAACGCACTAGGAGAAGTCGCTTTGCGACTTTCTTTCTTATCAAACCTCACTTTCGCCCCCCTCTTGATTGCGATCGCGCTGCTAACTCATAATAATATTAGTTTCGCATTACTCTCAATTCTAAGCGTGTATTCAGTTTCATTGACCAATGTTGCCACTCAGGTTTTGATTCGGAGACAACGCTATACTCAGTATACAATCCTTATTTTCTTGATGCTTGGTTTGATTCCGTTACTGCAGTTTATTTTCAAAGGCCTCCCAGGCAATGGGTTGTTACTCGGAGCTTGTGCCGCCCACTCCATTGCCGCGGTTGCCTCATTTACATTCATTCCTTCAGCAATGTGGCCTAAATCCTGGCGGACTTCGCAAAGAGTCAAGGCCGTTGCCACAATCTATCGATCTTTCCCTCAATTTGCTTTGCCAAGCTTCTTTCTTTCCACACTAAGAACTCGGCTGCCGTACTTCGCATTGGCTGGTCTGCCGGCAAAACAATTCCTTGGCCTCTTCGCCCAGACAGATCGCCTGCTTGGCGCGCCGACAACACTCATGACAACCGCCTTACGCCCCTTGGCGACTGAGGCGCTGTCTCGTAAAAACTCCTCCTCAGCATTGCTACGCAAGTATCTGCTCATGCAATGGATTTTGTTGATACCTCCGACGGTCCTTGTATATAAAAATGCGGAACCAATCGTTGCCCTTCTGCTTGGGCCAGGATGGGGTGGTGCCACTGAAGTGCTTAAAATCATGCTTTTCCCATCATTTCTTATGATGACCACTACATGGCTTGACCGATTTTACGATTTTTCCAAGCAGCATCACATTGTCTTCAAAACCGAAATCGCTTTTGGGGTTTTTGCCCTGTTGGCCTTGGTTGTCTGGGGACCGGTTCTTAACAAGCCGCTCGTTGCTCTATCCGTCTTTAGCGCAATCACCAGCATCTACTACCTCACGTGGACCTGCAGCCTGATGAGGGTTTACAATATCCCTTGGAAGAACATTACTATCGTTTTGGCGGCGCTGTGCTCATCAATTCTTCTGTGGATGCTTGTGATTCCCACTTTCGGATAATTTCCTGGAGCTAAAATAAACATTTGCCCTCGGTGGTCATCCATTAATAAGATCGGCCCATGTTGAGTGCCATTTTACTGCTCGGTATTGCTGTCATCCTTTCTCTGGAGAGCATTCGTCTCTGCAAACGTTTTCCATGGAGGACGGAGTTCAGTCACTTGCACTGGGGATTGGGCGCAGTTTTGGCACCTTTTATTTGGGGTCTAACTCTGCTGCTAGCAATGTCACTGACTCCCGGTTCATCCGGAATCCTTCACCTTGCCCTGAGTTTCATCTTCTTTTTCCTGACGACCCGTTCTGTGACCCTGCTCTTGCCAGCATCAGGGGCGTCGAAGGTCTCTCCGCCAGCGACCCATGAGAAGCATCGTTGGGTTTTCATTGCTCTTGCCGCGACTGGTTTCATCCTTTTCATGCTTGCGTTGACGACGACCCCACTTACACAAAATGACGGCCTTGAGTATCTGATTGTCGGGAAGCACCTCTTTCAAACTCACGACATTTTCTTGTACCCCCTGATATCTCCAGAGAAAAATCCTTTAAACTTTTACGGCCCTTGGACTCACCCCCCACTTTATCCAGCCCTGCTTTATGCCGCGAATCTCATCCAGGACAACATCTATGATATCGGTCTGACCCGCTGGATATCTCCGTGGTTTTATCTGTCGTCCATTTTCCTGGTTGCGGCCATCACATGGAGATCCTCCAAGAACCTTGCGCTTCTTTCCTTCACTCTGTGCTTAAGTGTGCCGCTGTGGAGTCTTGGAGCCACTACTGCCCTTATTGATGCCAGCACCCTTTCTGCCTACATTGCGCTTTTCGTCGCAGTATGTGCCCTCAAACCAGATCAGAAATCCTATCCCCTCATTGTCGGGATGATTTCCGGATTTGGAATGTGGGCTCACTCCCAGGCTGTATTGAATCCCTTGGTGTTCGGAATTGGCTTTCTATATCTTTATAGAACCATGCCTGGTCGTTATATCAAAAACAGCCTCATTGCGGGCTGTACAGCCATTTTGATCGGTGGCATTTACTACATCCGTAATACCGTCCTATTTGGAAATCCTATCAAGGACGCCTCACCGGTTGCACAACTTTCCGGGCTCGACATGAATCCATATTTTATGGTTTCACGAGGCTACTATCACTTCATCGATGTACTGCGCTTCGGATATCTGAAGATGTGGTTTAACTATGAAGCCTACAACCTTATTCCGTGGATATTTTTATTCGCCCTGAGTCTATACATTTGCAGTACTCTCAAGCCTGAGAGCTCAAAGAACAGTTCATTTTTGAACTTAAGCTTATTGATCACGCTGGGACTTTTTGCTTCTATCGTGGCTATCTCTCTTTTGGGAACGGCCCACTACATCAAGAATGAACGCTATCAAATGATTCTCCTGCCTCTGATGATTTGCTTTGCGATGCAGACCCTTGCTCTGAATCCAATAAAGTCCCGTAACGTAAAGATCATCCTCCAAGGCCTCCTCGGTCTGACCTTTACTCTTTCGTTGGCGGGTCAAATCCTGTTCTTGAAAAAAAGCTGGGCCGAACCAAAGCAATCAGAGCTTCGCAAGTCCTTCATGGAAACATCAGCATTTCTGCGCTCATGGAAAGACCTGTCCTTAAACGGTAAAATTCTTTCATACAAACCTGCGGATTCATTCCTCAATGACATCCCTACCACTTCACATGTGGATCCGGTTCTTATTCCTCTTTACCAAATTAAAGACGCAGCAGAGGCCTGGGCTTGGCTTAAGGCGAATAAATTCGGCTATGTCTATGTTCCGACCTATATTCAACCGACGGAATACAACACGGCCCTCATTCGAATTATCGGAAATCCTGCTTATACAAAACTACTTGGCGAAGGCCCCGAATCGCAGCTTTATCAAATCAACCAGACCGCCAGTGCTGCCGAATATGTATCGCTGAAATCCATCGGCACACAAACCGAGGCTCTGATTACATTGGGTGGACGAAAAGATCTGCTGACAATCCCTTTGGGACCACTGAAAGGTATTTCGCCGGTTATAAAGTATCTTCGTGAATTGACCCAACAGCAGTCGACGACATTTTCACTGGAAGGTCGCTCTTTGCCAACGTCTGAACCACTGGTTTTGAAAACACAACTCGCAGGTTTTGGCCGAGTCAGCCTGCACGCCGCTTTTCTGGACAAAGACAACCAAGTCATCAAAAAAACAAATCTTCCTGACATTGCACTGATGAATCCAAAAGTCCCTTTTACCATGGAACGACAGTTCTTTGTCCCTTCTGGAACTCATAACATTGTTATCAAAGTTAAGAGCCGAGGTCTTGATTATACTGATGACGCCAAAGTGGATCTCTTTATTCTGACAGGAACGTCATCCCATGACTGAGGTTTCAGCTCTTGATATCGCGTTCTTTATCGGCGTACTTCTTTCATCTTCTATCTTAGGAGTGCTTGTTTCTGCATGCCTGCCTTGGAAAACGTCAATTCCCCAGAAGGGAGTTATTGCCTTTGGCCTGACTCTCGCACCATTTATCTGCGGAATCTTAAGTATCAGCGTTCTGTTGATTCTTCCAGGGGCATCTCAAGCCACTCATGTGGCCACTATTTTCGGCGCAATATTTATTTTGGGAGCAACCCTTGCCATCAGCCGTCGGGCCAAAATAAGACCACCAGCGACACTCAAAAAATCCTTCCAGCTCGACACCCTTTTTATCGCATTTTTCTTCATCAGCATCCTTTTGATCTATGACTCACTGACCTTGCCACTTACGCAGAATGATGCCTTAGAGTACGCCACCGTCGGAAGAGAGATCTTTTTCAAGCGAACACTGCACTTCTATCCTCTATTGGACACGACTCAAAGTGTTTCAGGTTTCTATGCCCCCTGGACACACCCTCCCTTCTACGTCGCTCAAATATATTTCACTCAAGTACTTCAAGGTCATGCGGACTTTCCAGGGCTTATGAGACTCTTGGCGCCATGGATGCTGATTGTGACCTCTGCTTTACTAAGCAGTTTGGTCACTGGAAAATCCGACAAAGGGAGGCTGACTGGCCTTCTCTTTATCACGACTCCACTGATATATCTTGGTGCGAACTCTTCGCTGATCGATATGTTGCCAATCTCGGGGGCCTGCTTGGTTTTTGCCTCGATTTTGTACCTGCGTGATTCTTTGGCAAAATGGATTGTGGTTGGCATCCTCATGGGAATCACCTTGTGGACTCATTCTCAGGCTCTCCTGTTAGTACCGATATTCCTTGGGGTTATCTCTCTGGAAAAAATCCTTCAACGCAAGTGGATTGAGGCAGCCTATGCACCCGCCGTAGTTCTTACAGTATCACTGCTTGTCGGCTTCTATCCTTATCTGAAAAATTTTCGCCTTTTTGGGTCGTTCATCAGTGACAGCCCTCCGGTTGTCAGCCTGAAGTTCTTGCATTGGGACGAATACTTTTTCCTGGCTCGGGGGATCGATACATTCACTTCCCAGATTCAATACGGACTTCTTAAAGGATGGAGCAACCTTGCGTCCTACGGTGTCCTCTTTTGGCTGGCGGCAGCGGGGACTGTTTTTTTCATTCTGAGCTTTAAAAACAAAAAAAATCCTGCCTCTGCCTATAGTGACGAGTCTGCCCCTTCGCTCTTGAGTGGTATCATCCTGATTACTTACCACACGGGGGTCATTCTCTCGATCCTGCTGGGTTTAAATATCATGATTAAAAATGATCGCTATCTGCTGCTGATCAGCCCTTTTGCAGCAGTCCTGGGCGGATATGCGCTATTCCTGGTAAGCAACTCTCTCAAGAACCGCCTCCCACTCCCCCGACTGATCAATCCGATAATTGCAGCTGGCTTTTGCCTTCAGGGATGGCTTTATCACATCTACCGAGAGCGCTCTTTCCCGGCCGGAGAAAAAACCGAATATACAGAACGCCTAAAATCACGCCCCGAATATAATCTTATTTTTACAGCAAAAGATTCAATGCCAAAAAATGCAATTGTATACACGACTAAGCCTGCAGACCTTTACTATTCTGACCGGAGAATGATAACTCATACGGATCCTTCTTTAATAAGCTTTTACAACAGCAAGACTGCAGAAGAAGGCTATAGTGCACTTTTGAATCTTGGCATCACCCATATCCATCAACCGGACTTTCTGCTTCCAACTGTTATCTACAGCCCGCTTTTACAAATCATGGCGAACCCAAAAATGTCGACTCTTCAAGAGTCTTTCTCTGGCCACCAAGTTTACAAACTTGAACCAGCCGCACGTTTGATGGCTTTCGAGTCTGTGTCTTTCATGCCTGCCTCGAGCTCCTGGAAGCAGGATACCGGTATTGATTTTGGAGGAAGCAAATCCTTCGCCTATCTAAAGTTAGACGATGCCATTTTTTCAGGAGAGAATGTCGAAACTCGTTCTCTATTTCAGAAAGAATTGAAAACAACCATCTCAAGTCCGATTTTGCACCTGACGGATCGACAGAGAATGTCCAAGGAAATAAGAATTTCTTTAACTCTTCGAGGCCAAGCGTACGTCAAATTATGGCTCACAAAAATCAGTGGCAACAAGGAGGACAGAATTCTCTTAGGAGATCTAACCCTAGCAGATACAGATCTGCAATTCCAACGCCGTGAAACAATTGCTTCCGACGCCCAAGCCATCATAGTTTCCATTGATCAAATGGGAGCTTCCACTCTCTCAATCGAAAAAATTACTATTGATTTTTACGAAGAAAACTAAGCTCGAGATCCTTCTGATCACACAGACTGCACAGAACCAAAAGCACACCCAGAAATTGAGGGTTCGAAACCAAAATATCACCAGAAATCAAAGCATGGGGTACCGCAGCAGCAGCTATAAAACTCACCCCCGTGACCACACCTAGATTTCCAGCTTTGACGATAAGACGCATAATAAAACAAAAAATTGCCACAGACAAAATCAACCCTAAGATTCCCGATACCAACCACTCTGAAAAAATAGTCAAATGCGGATAATCATAGATCGTGCAATCATTGAAGTGGCAGGCGAAAACTTTATGGTATGCAAACCCCATAGGCTTGAACCAGCTCTGCTTGGAAATCAAGTCCCATCCCATAGCCCAACGATCCACGCGGGACAAAAATCCTAAAAGGTTATCAACACTCATCGACTCCAAAAGATACTTCATGAAAACATTAAAATAAGTGACCTTAAAAACCACGAGCATCACAACAAGAACAGAGGCACCAGTCAGCAGAAGCTTCCAGGTTTTCTTGGTTCTTCCGTTCTTAATGGCACCAATAGCAAAGAAGCTGCCCATCACCAGCGGAGCCATAATCAGAATCCGGCGGGATCCTGAAGCAATCGAACAAACTGCAAACAATGTGAACATCAGCAGATAAAGCAGCCTCTTCGGTTTAGCATTTTTCCCGTAGATCAGCTTACCCAAGGCGAGCAGAGCAGCAAAGAGCATCGTAAATGCAAAAATGTTATAATCGGACTTCAAGCTGGCGGCCTGGGGATATGGCATGTTCATAAAGGGAACTTCACTACCTCTCATTAAGAGAGACATTTTAATTAAAGCCAGAATCGAAAGAATCAATGTGACCGGAATCAAAGCAAATGTGAAGCCATCATACATAGCCGTATTTCGCTCCGGTGATGTTCGCCCCAAAAGATAAACTGATATGAGAACCAGAGCGCCCACGATACCTCTCACTACCTCAAATACAAATGGCGTGCCGGTTGTAAATAAAGAAAAGACATATGTAAGAAGTAAAACCGAAAAAGCACCGATAAGAAAATTGAAGTATCTTAAATCCGCGCAACGAACTTTACTCAGCACGAACAAACAAAATGGAACTAGAGTAAGTAAAGACAAATACAGGACAGCCGAAGGAAGCACGGACGCCAAAAATGGAGTCGCCAAAGCAATCCCCGCATAAAACCCGATGTCCTTTTTAAAAAACAGATTTCTTTCGCTCACTAAAAGTATCCAATGTATAACCTGAAGTCGGCGTGAGGTTCTTTTTGAAAACAGATTGAGTCTACACTATTTGAATATTATATCCAGAAAATCTACATGCTCTTTCACATATTTCGAACGCAAATGATTTCCGTCCATATAGCGAAGATCCCCTCCTGCATCAAAGTAGGAGCATATTCCGGACGTGCACAATCCTTTATTACCATCCACCAAGACAGCTCCTGTTTCGCGAGAAATCTCGGTCAATATATTTCGAACAGATCGAGATCTATTGAGGAAGAATTCCTCAGCCACCGAATAGTCTGACGTTTCTCCCAAGAAAAACACCCTATCATAGATCACACGGGGAATATTCTCTACGGAACTGACGATAGGTAGAATGATGAAAACCTTTTTTCCCTTCCCCTGTAGGTGAGAAACAATCTTGCCAAAAGAAGAGAATATCTCGTTTATCTCAGATGACTGCATGGGGCTACGTCCCCATCTTGCACCCGGGACTTGGGTTAAAGCCATCCGCGGTTTCTTATCGATTGAAGCACCGACGAAATAATCCACCCAGATGCTACCGAAAACCACAGTCTTGGTTGAAGGCTTGTTGGCTTCGGCCAGCGCCTGCTCCCAAAATTTTGGGCAAGCAAAACCAGCTGCCATGCGATCCACTGCTGGCAGTGGTGGACATCCTCCGGTCGTAACAAAGGTCACCGTCATCGAAGCGTCTTTTTCATGATTGGCTTTAACCCTTGGCCACCATTGCTGAACGTGAGAGTCTCCTACAAATAGAATGCGATCTTCAGTTTTCCCTTCTAGTATACAGGGCCTGATCTTTCCAAAGAAATCCAAACCATTACAACTGGACGGGAAACCCCAGTCCTTCATGGCTTCTTCTATCTTGAGCAAGTCTGAAACACTTCCTTTGGAGCGAGAGCGGATACCTTCCTGCTGATAAATATAACCGCATCCGATAATAACCGCGGCAAACAACACCACCCCGAAAGTAATCAACTTCCGGCTAAATCCCTGTCTTGTACCTTCGACAAAACGGTATGACAACAAACTTAAACCGATTATAGACACAATTGAGAGCCCCAGTAGCAACAGATCCAAGTCATATTTTTGCTGCGACAGATACCAAGACGAAAAAGGCCAATGCCAAAGATACAAAGAATAAGACCAGTAACCTGTCTTCTGTAAAAACTTATTTTCAACCCAATAACCGGATGGCTGAGCTAAAAGAACAAATACCGTCCCCAAGACTGGCCAGAAGGCATGCAATCCGGGATAAGAAATTTCGCCCGTATAAAAAACAGCGCAAAGGAGGCACAACAATACTCCAACGACGGCAAGAACATTTGCCGTCAATCGCCTCATCTGGATATGCGATACGAATACGAGACCACCTGCTATCATCTCCCACGCCCGCGTAGGTAAAAGATAGAATGCTGGAGACGGACGAACTTCAGCAAAATAACAGCTTAGTAAAAACGAAACCACAAAAGAGGCCCACAAAAATGCCGTAAGCGCCTTCCTCCTGGGAGCAATACGGTAAACAGCCCAAAGAAGCAGGGGCAGCAGCATATAAAACTGCCACTCCACCGACAAAGACCATGTATGCAGCAAAATATTGGAGTGAGAATCCGAATCAAAGTATCCGCTGGAACGCCAATAATAAATATTGGACAAAAACAGTAAAGATGAAACTGCCGACTTGGAAAAACTGAGATAGTCCAAACTTGAAAGTAGGAACCACCCGCTTACAGTCAGAATGAATACAAACACCAATAAGGCAGGAAAAATCCTTTTAAAGCGCGCGGCAATAAAGGACCCATAGGAAAATGAACCCTTTTCCAACTGGCTCAAAATGATTTTGGTCATTAGAAAACCAGAAATAACAAAGAATACGTCAACCCCAATAAAACCTCCGGAAAAACCAGGAATTTTAAAGTGATACAAAATAACCAAAATGACAGCTAGCGCCCTTAGCGCGTTGATGTCTTTCCTAAACAGCATTACGGTCCCTTTGCTTCAACTTATCTACAAAACTCATCAAGAACAGAATAATCCATCCAGCAATCAACCCATGGGAAAGCAAAACCGTTCCAAAATCAGAAATCAAAAAATTATAGGATGAAACAACCATCAATCCCACGGCAAGTGGCCTTAGTCGTGAAGGGCAAAAAGCCATCAGTAATGAGAACACAACATCAACCACAAGCACAACGGAAACTGCCAACAAAAGGCCCAAGAGTCCCCAATAAGCCGGATAAGCCATCATGAACCCGGTAGGCGCAGTTCCCGTGCTAGTTTTGTCTCCTCCCAGATATACCGAGGCATAATGCTGGAAAACCTGTTCCGGCATGTTGATATGCTTGTCCAAGAACCGATTGGCCAATGGCAACGCGCCCATTCCTGGGCTGCCGTGATCAAGCACGTACATATTATGCCAAATGGACACTTGGAAAGGAGTCACAAAGGCACGATAGAAAAGAGCCTCGGCATAAATTACGCCGCGACTTCTTTCTGCACCCTTGTTTTGTTCTGCACCCTTTTTCTCAACCGCACCGAGCTTGACGTCATTGGGAAAAGTTTTTAGGGGATAAAGGCTCAGGTCCTTTCCGGAACAACCAATATCAAGACGCTCTTTCAAATAATCTAAAACATTGTGAGATATTCCCAAAGAAATGACTTTCCTGGCGCCAACGGATTCCAACAACTGGGCGCTCTTCTCACACACTCCCATCTGTAAACTGCAAGATGCAAAGTCGTAGTTCCGACCAACGGAATTACCCCGCTCTTTGCTCAGCTCGAAGGCGACCAAAATGCATCCCAAAAACACTAGAGAAGACAAAACGCCTACAAAGCGCATGAACCAGGAATTATTCCAAAGGGCAACAGTCACAGTAAGCATAAGAATCGAGGGGATCAGCATTCCCTTGGCACCAATCAACAAGGCCGAAAGAACTGCCCCCACAAAGACCGCCACCATCGCTACTGCATAAATGTATTGGCCTTTTCTGATCGCAATAACCCCGACCATGAAAGACATGGATACCAGAAAAGGAGCCGCCACGTTAGCCACCGCTCCATAAGAGTATGCTGCGGCAGCCATGCCGACGAACTTCAAACTAAATTCTCTGGCCAACAAAGTGAGTTGAGGATCAAAGAGCAAGGCATAGAGCGCAGTACAGGAAAAAGGAACTTTACTAAGATAAACAACAACAAGAGGGATAATTACTATCAACCCCGCCAATACATCCTGTATTTTAAAACCTTCCGCTTGCGCGAAGGCTCCGGGCGGATCCATACGCCGTGTAAGGAACAACCAAAGAAGATTAGCTAAAACGAATACGTGGACAAAAATCCCCAAACTCCACGCCGTCTGGATTCTTTCGACCACAACTGTGGAGAAAAGCACCAAAGGCCATTGGTAACAAAGGTGAACGAAACCAATCAGGACAAATGCGAAGCGCGCGGGTGCTTTTCCACGGACCCTGCAAAGAAAGAAAATTCCAACAGAGGTCAAAGCCGCAACTACCAAATTAAAAACGAAGTAAACCGAAAGCTCGGGCGTTAGCAATTCAAGGGGTTGTAACAATGGGGACATAGTGACAGCGCCTCCAGACGATCTTCAGACAATCCAAATAAGCAACCATGAAGACCATGACATTTCAAGGACTTCTCGGGTATATATTCTTCGTGGAAATAAAAATATATTTGCCTGCAAGGTCTGCACGGAACGATAGTAATATAGAATGAAAAAGAGGCATTTTATCTCCAACTATCTCAATTTAGGCATCCTGGCAATTTCCGGTTTTGCTGCAAACTTAATTTGCGACCACTACTTTGGAAGTGAGATTGTCGGAGTCCTGAATACGTCGACATCCTTGTATATTATCCTAACTCAATGCGCCGCTTGGGGGCAACAAGCCTA encodes the following:
- a CDS encoding acetyltransferase — its product is MESILVFGCGGHSKVVSDVIQREGNYRIAAYYDENPKNKMFLGTPVYSTKADLQTAMISGNIKSAAIAIGSNEVRRKFSLMAQDLGLKLPVIVDPSAIISQNVRLGRGTVVMPGAIVNTDTQILEGTILNTASVVEHDCVIGAYTHIAPGSVLCGGVHVGEMSLIGARTVAIPLTKIGAYCSIGAGSVVVREIPNNSCAYGNPARAK
- a CDS encoding lipopolysaccharide biosynthesis protein; this translates as MNILFVPVLARIYTPEQYAQFGLLLSLVVVLAGAASGKYAEAISTAKHDSTANALGEVALRLSFLSNLTFAPLLIAIALLTHNNISFALLSILSVYSVSLTNVATQVLIRRQRYTQYTILIFLMLGLIPLLQFIFKGLPGNGLLLGACAAHSIAAVASFTFIPSAMWPKSWRTSQRVKAVATIYRSFPQFALPSFFLSTLRTRLPYFALAGLPAKQFLGLFAQTDRLLGAPTTLMTTALRPLATEALSRKNSSSALLRKYLLMQWILLIPPTVLVYKNAEPIVALLLGPGWGGATEVLKIMLFPSFLMMTTTWLDRFYDFSKQHHIVFKTEIAFGVFALLALVVWGPVLNKPLVALSVFSAITSIYYLTWTCSLMRVYNIPWKNITIVLAALCSSILLWMLVIPTFG
- a CDS encoding ArnT family glycosyltransferase, with amino-acid sequence MLSAILLLGIAVILSLESIRLCKRFPWRTEFSHLHWGLGAVLAPFIWGLTLLLAMSLTPGSSGILHLALSFIFFFLTTRSVTLLLPASGASKVSPPATHEKHRWVFIALAATGFILFMLALTTTPLTQNDGLEYLIVGKHLFQTHDIFLYPLISPEKNPLNFYGPWTHPPLYPALLYAANLIQDNIYDIGLTRWISPWFYLSSIFLVAAITWRSSKNLALLSFTLCLSVPLWSLGATTALIDASTLSAYIALFVAVCALKPDQKSYPLIVGMISGFGMWAHSQAVLNPLVFGIGFLYLYRTMPGRYIKNSLIAGCTAILIGGIYYIRNTVLFGNPIKDASPVAQLSGLDMNPYFMVSRGYYHFIDVLRFGYLKMWFNYEAYNLIPWIFLFALSLYICSTLKPESSKNSSFLNLSLLITLGLFASIVAISLLGTAHYIKNERYQMILLPLMICFAMQTLALNPIKSRNVKIILQGLLGLTFTLSLAGQILFLKKSWAEPKQSELRKSFMETSAFLRSWKDLSLNGKILSYKPADSFLNDIPTTSHVDPVLIPLYQIKDAAEAWAWLKANKFGYVYVPTYIQPTEYNTALIRIIGNPAYTKLLGEGPESQLYQINQTASAAEYVSLKSIGTQTEALITLGGRKDLLTIPLGPLKGISPVIKYLRELTQQQSTTFSLEGRSLPTSEPLVLKTQLAGFGRVSLHAAFLDKDNQVIKKTNLPDIALMNPKVPFTMERQFFVPSGTHNIVIKVKSRGLDYTDDAKVDLFILTGTSSHD
- a CDS encoding ArnT family glycosyltransferase, producing the protein MTEVSALDIAFFIGVLLSSSILGVLVSACLPWKTSIPQKGVIAFGLTLAPFICGILSISVLLILPGASQATHVATIFGAIFILGATLAISRRAKIRPPATLKKSFQLDTLFIAFFFISILLIYDSLTLPLTQNDALEYATVGREIFFKRTLHFYPLLDTTQSVSGFYAPWTHPPFYVAQIYFTQVLQGHADFPGLMRLLAPWMLIVTSALLSSLVTGKSDKGRLTGLLFITTPLIYLGANSSLIDMLPISGACLVFASILYLRDSLAKWIVVGILMGITLWTHSQALLLVPIFLGVISLEKILQRKWIEAAYAPAVVLTVSLLVGFYPYLKNFRLFGSFISDSPPVVSLKFLHWDEYFFLARGIDTFTSQIQYGLLKGWSNLASYGVLFWLAAAGTVFFILSFKNKKNPASAYSDESAPSLLSGIILITYHTGVILSILLGLNIMIKNDRYLLLISPFAAVLGGYALFLVSNSLKNRLPLPRLINPIIAAGFCLQGWLYHIYRERSFPAGEKTEYTERLKSRPEYNLIFTAKDSMPKNAIVYTTKPADLYYSDRRMITHTDPSLISFYNSKTAEEGYSALLNLGITHIHQPDFLLPTVIYSPLLQIMANPKMSTLQESFSGHQVYKLEPAARLMAFESVSFMPASSSWKQDTGIDFGGSKSFAYLKLDDAIFSGENVETRSLFQKELKTTISSPILHLTDRQRMSKEIRISLTLRGQAYVKLWLTKISGNKEDRILLGDLTLADTDLQFQRRETIASDAQAIIVSIDQMGASTLSIEKITIDFYEEN
- a CDS encoding O-antigen ligase family protein yields the protein MSERNLFFKKDIGFYAGIALATPFLASVLPSAVLYLSLLTLVPFCLFVLSKVRCADLRYFNFLIGAFSVLLLTYVFSLFTTGTPFVFEVVRGIVGALVLISVYLLGRTSPERNTAMYDGFTFALIPVTLILSILALIKMSLLMRGSEVPFMNMPYPQAASLKSDYNIFAFTMLFAALLALGKLIYGKNAKPKRLLYLLMFTLFAVCSIASGSRRILIMAPLVMGSFFAIGAIKNGRTKKTWKLLLTGASVLVVMLVVFKVTYFNVFMKYLLESMSVDNLLGFLSRVDRWAMGWDLISKQSWFKPMGFAYHKVFACHFNDCTIYDYPHLTIFSEWLVSGILGLILSVAIFCFIMRLIVKAGNLGVVTGVSFIAAAAVPHALISGDILVSNPQFLGVLLVLCSLCDQKDLELSFLRKNQ
- a CDS encoding acyltransferase family protein, with protein sequence MLFRKDINALRALAVILVILYHFKIPGFSGGFIGVDVFFVISGFLMTKIILSQLEKGSFSYGSFIAARFKRIFPALLVFVFILTVSGWFLLSSLDYLSFSKSAVSSLLFLSNIYYWRSSGYFDSDSHSNILLHTWSLSVEWQFYMLLPLLLWAVYRIAPRRKALTAFLWASFVVSFLLSCYFAEVRPSPAFYLLPTRAWEMIAGGLVFVSHIQMRRLTANVLAVVGVLLCLLCAVFYTGEISYPGLHAFWPVLGTVFVLLAQPSGYWVENKFLQKTGYWSYSLYLWHWPFSSWYLSQQKYDLDLLLLGLSIVSIIGLSLLSYRFVEGTRQGFSRKLITFGVVLFAAVIIGCGYIYQQEGIRSRSKGSVSDLLKIEEAMKDWGFPSSCNGLDFFGKIRPCILEGKTEDRILFVGDSHVQQWWPRVKANHEKDASMTVTFVTTGGCPPLPAVDRMAAGFACPKFWEQALAEANKPSTKTVVFGSIWVDYFVGASIDKKPRMALTQVPGARWGRSPMQSSEINEIFSSFGKIVSHLQGKGKKVFIILPIVSSVENIPRVIYDRVFFLGETSDYSVAEEFFLNRSRSVRNILTEISRETGAVLVDGNKGLCTSGICSYFDAGGDLRYMDGNHLRSKYVKEHVDFLDIIFK